Part of the Jatrophihabitans sp. GAS493 genome, CGCGGTGCCGGGCGAGACGACGCGCACTCCAGCCGGCTGCGGTGTGACAGTGACGCCACCGTTGGCCTCGGTCACCGACTGGGTAATGCGCGGCGGGATGCGCACCCCGTTGTTGGCGATCGTCTGATACATCGAGGCCAACTGCAGGACCGTCATGGCGATTCCCTGCCCGATCGGCAGGTTGGCGAAGGAGGAGTCCGACCAGGTGTCCATCGGCGGCAGGATCCCGGCGCTCTCGCCCGGCAATTCGATGCCGGTGGTCTGGCCGATGCCGAACTTCTGCTCGTACTCGTCCCAGGTCTGGGGACCGAGCTTCTGCGCGATCTGTAGCGTGCCGACATTCGAGGACTCGGCCAGGATGCCGGTCGCGGTGAAGGGCTGGGTGGGGTGGCCCCACGCGTCGTTGACGGTGACCCCACCGGTGGTGATTCGACCAGGGACGTCGAAGACCGACGAGGGGGTGATGAGGCCCTTCTCCAGAGCTGCCGAGAAGGTGACGACCTTGTTCACCGAGCCCGGCTCGAAGACGCTCTGGATCGGGGCGTTGAGCGCGGTGCTCGAGGTGATGGTGCTCGGGTCGGCTGAGTTGAAAGTGCCGTTGCCGGCCAGCGCCAGCACCTGGCCGGTCTTGGTCAGGATCGCCACCTGGACGCCACGGGCTCCGGAGGCGGACTTGGCCGAGTCAGCGTAGCGCTGGGTTGTGAACTGTAGATCCTGATCGAGGGTGAGCTGCACGTTGGCGCCGTTGACGGCGTTCTTGCGGTCGTCCGGGCCGCTGGGGTTCATCTGCCCCTTGCCGTCAACCGAGTAGGTGAGCGAACCGTCATGTCCGGCCAGCAGCGAGTTGAACTGAGCCTCGATGCCGGCGGCCCCGGTGCCGTCGGAGTGCACCAGCCCCACGACGTTCGCCCCGGTCGTCTGCCCCGGATACTGCCGTTGCGTGGTGGCCTGCGTGTAGATCCCGTGCAGCGGCTCATCGTTGATGGTGAGGGCCTCGATCTTGTTCGCCGCGACCAGGCTCACCGCCTGGGCCAGCAGTGCGTACTGGCTCTTCACGGCCAGCGCCTTCTCGATCGTTGCGGCCGGGACACCGACCAGCGGTGCCAGCGCGGTGGCGTAGGCGCCGCGTTCGGCGGCCGAGATCTGCTCCGGATCGGCGGTGATGTCCTGGGCGTCGGTGGTGTACGCCATCGGCGTTCCGTTGCGGTCCAGGATCTCGCCGCGCAGCGCATGCAACTCGATCGTCGCCGTTCGCTCGGCGTTGGCCGCCGTCGCGTAGCCGCCGTGGTCGAGACCCTGCACCTGCACGAGGCGGGCACCGATGACCAGTAGCAGCACGCAGACCGCGGCGAATCCCCAGTGCAGCCGTCGTTCGGAGCGTCCAAGTTTCAACTCGCGCGGTGGCTTCGGTGGCTTCGGCGGACGGGCCGGCGCCGGTCGGCGGGGCTGAGCTGGTCGGCGGGGCTGAGCCGGACGCTGCCCTGACGGCCGCCCCGGGACCGGGTGTCCCTGCACCTGGCGCTGCTGTGCCGTCCGGGGCTGTGTTGCCCGAGTCTGGGCCGTCCGGGGCTGGGCCGTCCGGGGCGCGGGGCGCTGCTGCCCGGTCCGGGGGGCCTGGGTACGGGGGGCCTGGGTACGGGGGGCCTGGGTACGGGGGGCCTGGGTACGGGGGGCCTGGGTACGGGGGGCCTGGGTACGGGGGGGCTGGGTACGGG contains:
- a CDS encoding penicillin-binding protein 2; amino-acid sequence: MNRPPTDAPARPTQTRAQAPRTQAPRTQPPRTQAPRTQAPRTQAPRTQAPRTQAPRTQAPRTGQQRPAPRTAQPRTAQTRATQPRTAQQRQVQGHPVPGRPSGQRPAQPRRPAQPRRPAPARPPKPPKPPRELKLGRSERRLHWGFAAVCVLLLVIGARLVQVQGLDHGGYATAANAERTATIELHALRGEILDRNGTPMAYTTDAQDITADPEQISAAERGAYATALAPLVGVPAATIEKALAVKSQYALLAQAVSLVAANKIEALTINDEPLHGIYTQATTQRQYPGQTTGANVVGLVHSDGTGAAGIEAQFNSLLAGHDGSLTYSVDGKGQMNPSGPDDRKNAVNGANVQLTLDQDLQFTTQRYADSAKSASGARGVQVAILTKTGQVLALAGNGTFNSADPSTITSSTALNAPIQSVFEPGSVNKVVTFSAALEKGLITPSSVFDVPGRITTGGVTVNDAWGHPTQPFTATGILAESSNVGTLQIAQKLGPQTWDEYEQKFGIGQTTGIELPGESAGILPPMDTWSDSSFANLPIGQGIAMTVLQLASMYQTIANNGVRIPPRITQSVTEANGGVTVTPQPAGVRVVSPGTAQTVRTMLESVTLAGGTGKKAAIAGYRVAGKTGTAQQPDPAHGGRYSSTLNWDTFAGMVPADNPQFVVAIMVDAPAHGLEGGDVAAPLFHEIATYEVQHAQIAPTGSTSKHVPLFTCSDTIRIFYGNGVC